In Pseudobdellovibrio exovorus JSS, the genomic stretch TGTTCTATTTAGAAAATATGGGAAAGGTTGGCCGTCCTAAAAAGAAAATTACTCATTTTATTGATTTGGTTTTTTGTTGTTTCTTGATTTCCGTTCTCGTCCTTATCTTATTCCCTACCCCATTGACCTTAACGGTCGTGGGGCTTTTGTGGGGAATTGGCGAGGTTGCCAGTGCTTTTAAATAATTTCCGTCCTGATAATGATGACCGCTTTTATTTTTTCTACCGCTTTATTATGCGGTCGTGGTTTTTATTTTTGTCCCTGATTTTTTTAATCCCTGCTTTGGGTCTTTTAGGCCGTTCAATAATGGGGGAACAATTCATAACCCTGTGCGGTGTATTTGTTCTTATTCTGGCCGTGGATTTTTTGAGTGTGTGGATAAAGGCTTATCCGCTAATCAAGGAACAGGAACGGATAGAATGGGAAAATAACGGGAGAAAGAATACTTATTAGGAAAACTCTTTGAATATAATAAAATCATACTATATAGTATTATCTTACTATATAAGATTGAGGCTTTCAGTGAAAAAACGATGGTTGATTATTAGCAGTTTTATTTTACTTCTTCTAAGCACTTCTGGTTTTATTTCTTATTTCATTTATCCATCTGCTTTTTGGAATTTCCGCATTCAATATCTGTTAAAGGATTGTCAGTATTCTTCATCACCTTGCGATAAAAATGAGTATTGTATTCAGTTTAACCCAAAACAAGGTAAGTGTTTTCCTAAGTCCAATTTATCTCCTGAAATTATTTTTCCCCGTGACTTGAATACTCCAACGGTATGTTCTCAGGGAAATCTAACCGGAGAAAATAGAACCCATAGTTATTTGAATACGGGTTATGCTGTGGATTTATCTACTCCACCCACTCATAAAAATGCCGAAATTAGAGCCGTATTTAATGGCAAGATTATGACCCATGTTGGGTGTGACAACAAAGACGGCGAAAATTTTAACAACGATACTTGTGGACAAGGTTTTGGAAACTGGATTGCCTTATTTGATGATAGTTCTAACCTGATTGCTTTTTATGCCCATCTCCGTAGCCATAATGTTAAAAGTGGAGAGGTCGTAAAAGTTGGGCAAGTGATTGGCGAGGAGGGAAAAACGGGAGCGGCTGGACATAGGCATTTACATTTTAGTATTCATAACAATTTATTTAAAATTACCCCCGATGATATGAAAAAACATGGGGCTTGGTTGCCGCCGAGCATTCCCTTTAGAGTGAAAGTCATTGGGAGTGATGGCAAGCCCGTAGAAAAATCAGTGGATGAGTTGCCCTGCGAGGATAGTAATGACCTTAGTCGTCCGCCGTTTTATGGGGCTGAATAAATTTTTGTAACGGAATTTAATAATGGGATGTGCTACTTTTGTCACCCAGATATTTTTGTAATGACTTAACTGTCTGACATAACTACGGAAAATTGTTTTTTAATATTATTAAAATCATCTCCGCCAAGTGGCCAAGCTTTAACATCTAGACTTTCTTTTCTATTACTATTTTATTTATTATCGTTTCTTGATTCGTTATTCAGCTTTGCCGTTTCAATGCCCCTTTTAATCATAAAATCGATATCTTCATTTGTATTTGTTACGTCAATTTCAATATGAGGAAATCTTTCTTTAAAAACCCTGAAAACCTCATCCACGAATGCCTGACCAACAGTTTTAATGCCTTTGAAATCTAGGATAATATGATTAAATTTTTCCAAACCTAGCATGATTCGTTTGGCCTGCGATCTTGAAACAAAATGATCTTCATTCGACAGACTTAAAGAAACCAAAATATGTGTCCGATCAAAAGCCATAGTTTCTGGGTTTTGATATTTTTCGAAAACATTTCTTAATCTTCTATCCGAGGTCGTATCAATTTCAAACTGTACTACAGTGGAATAGTTTGATGTGTTTTTTTTCTCTTGAACAAACCAATCT encodes the following:
- a CDS encoding M23 family metallopeptidase produces the protein MKKRWLIISSFILLLLSTSGFISYFIYPSAFWNFRIQYLLKDCQYSSSPCDKNEYCIQFNPKQGKCFPKSNLSPEIIFPRDLNTPTVCSQGNLTGENRTHSYLNTGYAVDLSTPPTHKNAEIRAVFNGKIMTHVGCDNKDGENFNNDTCGQGFGNWIALFDDSSNLIAFYAHLRSHNVKSGEVVKVGQVIGEEGKTGAAGHRHLHFSIHNNLFKITPDDMKKHGAWLPPSIPFRVKVIGSDGKPVEKSVDELPCEDSNDLSRPPFYGAE